In one Haloplanus salinus genomic region, the following are encoded:
- a CDS encoding DUF5995 family protein, protein MAGYATLPRLLDARRLRAAGLAVRTDPSAAPPRDPDPELVAAVTAPFDTVDGVLDRLRELEDRLRAAGDRRAVFLTIYTRMTAAVRDAIDAGRFDDPDWMRRYTITFADYYRRAFRDFERGALDAVPDPWIVAFSTAVAGSALVAQDAFLGVNAHINYDLALTLRDVAIDPHRRRKRTDHDRIDDVLAALIDAQQVALADLYAPGIDDVDATLGRFDEALSLFSITEGRAWAWRVATVLTDVRWGLARRAVRWLLRTTATGDAVFVRSPPIHPAILSTLRRAEAGRSLDDVLTTLGDRLDAGGG, encoded by the coding sequence ATGGCCGGCTACGCCACGCTTCCCCGGTTGCTCGACGCGCGCCGCCTCCGCGCCGCCGGCCTCGCCGTCCGAACCGATCCGTCGGCGGCGCCGCCACGCGATCCTGACCCCGAACTCGTCGCCGCCGTCACGGCCCCCTTCGACACCGTCGATGGCGTCCTTGACCGTCTCCGTGAACTCGAAGACCGCCTCCGGGCGGCCGGCGACCGTCGCGCCGTCTTCCTCACGATCTACACCCGGATGACCGCCGCGGTCCGCGACGCCATCGACGCCGGCCGCTTCGACGATCCGGACTGGATGCGCCGCTACACCATCACCTTCGCCGACTACTACCGTCGGGCCTTCCGCGACTTCGAGCGCGGAGCCCTCGACGCCGTCCCCGACCCCTGGATCGTCGCGTTTTCGACGGCCGTCGCGGGGTCGGCTCTCGTCGCACAGGACGCCTTCCTCGGCGTCAACGCCCACATCAACTACGACCTCGCCCTGACCCTGCGGGACGTGGCTATCGACCCGCACCGCCGGCGGAAACGCACCGACCACGACCGGATCGACGACGTGCTCGCCGCCCTGATCGACGCCCAGCAGGTCGCCCTCGCCGACCTCTACGCACCGGGCATCGACGACGTCGACGCGACGCTCGGCCGGTTCGACGAGGCGCTCTCCCTGTTCTCGATCACCGAGGGACGGGCGTGGGCGTGGCGGGTTGCGACCGTCCTCACCGACGTGAGGTGGGGCCTCGCCCGTCGAGCAGTCCGCTGGCTCCTCCGGACGACGGCCACCGGCGACGCCGTCTTCGTCCGCTCGCCGCCGATCCATCCGGCCATCCTTTCGACGCTCCGGCGGGCCGAGGCCGGCCGGTCGCTCGACGACGTCCTCACTACCCTCGGCGACCGCCTGGACGCGGGTGGCGGCTGA
- a CDS encoding TRAP transporter large permease: protein MIPVPLQAGLGPDAALALLTLVAAVLFVVGVPILLVFSTWAIGFTVIFPVFSLRNVALVSYYQLWTFPLTAVPLFILVGALVNQLRIARDIIDMSRSVAGWLPGSSANTALVTAGVFSAITGSNAATTASVGEAFTDELDEEGYDPVFSAATIAAGGTLGIIIPPSVLFILYGVTFNLSVSALFVAGILPGILMLGGLVVTATVISRRRDYGTTDYSFSPAAIVRSMFEARNSLLAIVVLLGGIFTGLFTPSESASIAILFVVTAELLSGHIDDFEFVTESVRLTVYLVGIIIPVLITSIMIQQSLSFLDLQDVVSNAVLALDSPVLVGVALLVVMLLSGSILASIPNMILTAPLLAPAAFALGISPLMWGVIFMISDAIGFITPPYGLNLYIMSSITDIDYIRIARAAFPYFVVLTSVLVLFFVFPEANVLAGG from the coding sequence GTGATCCCCGTTCCGCTGCAGGCCGGTCTCGGCCCCGACGCCGCCCTCGCGCTCCTGACGCTCGTCGCCGCCGTCCTGTTCGTCGTCGGCGTCCCGATCCTGCTGGTGTTCTCGACGTGGGCGATCGGTTTCACCGTCATCTTCCCCGTCTTCAGCCTGCGGAACGTGGCGCTCGTCTCGTACTACCAGCTCTGGACGTTCCCCCTGACGGCCGTCCCGCTGTTCATCCTCGTTGGCGCGCTCGTCAACCAGCTACGGATCGCCCGCGACATCATCGACATGTCCCGCTCGGTCGCGGGCTGGCTCCCCGGCAGTTCGGCGAACACGGCGCTCGTCACCGCGGGCGTCTTCTCCGCCATCACCGGCTCGAACGCCGCGACGACGGCCTCCGTCGGCGAGGCCTTCACCGACGAACTCGACGAGGAGGGGTACGATCCCGTCTTCAGCGCCGCCACCATCGCCGCCGGCGGCACCCTCGGCATCATCATCCCGCCGAGCGTCCTCTTCATCCTCTACGGCGTCACGTTCAACCTCTCGGTCTCGGCACTGTTCGTCGCCGGCATCCTCCCCGGCATCCTGATGCTCGGCGGCCTCGTCGTCACGGCGACGGTCATCTCCCGCCGGCGCGACTACGGCACGACCGACTACTCGTTCAGCCCCGCCGCGATCGTTCGGTCGATGTTCGAGGCGCGCAACTCGCTGCTCGCCATCGTCGTCCTGCTCGGTGGCATCTTCACCGGCCTGTTCACGCCCTCGGAGTCCGCCTCCATCGCCATCCTCTTTGTCGTCACCGCCGAACTCCTCTCGGGGCACATCGACGACTTCGAATTCGTCACCGAGTCCGTCCGGCTCACCGTCTACCTCGTCGGCATCATCATCCCGGTGTTGATCACGTCGATCATGATCCAGCAGAGTCTCTCCTTTCTCGACCTGCAGGACGTCGTCTCGAACGCCGTCCTCGCGCTCGACTCGCCGGTTCTCGTCGGCGTCGCCCTCCTCGTCGTCATGCTCCTGAGCGGGTCGATACTGGCGTCGATTCCGAACATGATCCTCACCGCGCCGCTGTTGGCGCCCGCCGCCTTCGCCCTCGGCATCTCGCCGCTCATGTGGGGCGTGATCTTCATGATCAGCGACGCCATCGGCTTCATCACCCCGCCGTACGGCCTCAACCTCTACATCATGAGCAGCATCACCGACATCGACTACATCAGAATCGCCCGCGCCGCCTTCCCGTACTTCGTCGTGTTGACCTCGGTGCTGGTGCTGTTTTTCGTCTTCCCCGAGGCGAACGTCCTCGCCGGGGGCTAA
- a CDS encoding alkaline phosphatase D family protein translates to MDLEDPPDHDPTAQNRRQFLQRTGVASAAAALGFSGRSTALTEDGEFETDPFTLGVASGDPLPNSVILWTRLAPDPLAAGGGMPDRTVEVDWTVATDEAMTETVTSGTATAAPDHAHTLHVNAGDLDPATEYYYQFESGGETSPVGRTKTAPTPDVAVDEFHFAFASCQWWEQGYFTAYRYMARDELDLIIHLGDYIYEYPIGANGGTRDQSVPPRYREEMVSLDEYRLRYGLYKSDPNLKAAHASAPWLITRDDHEVDNNWAGDVPENPDEQSTEAFLRRRAAAFKAYYEHMPFRMEQKPDGANQKLYRNYSFGDLVEFNVLDTREFRSDQACDDGFTVVGCQERFAEDRTILGENQRSWLLDNLESSETTWDVLANQLPIARMDYKVDLFGDGEEEGFRMDQWDGYVADQRAVYDAFEAHVENPVVVTGDIHRHWASDLVSFAEDSEEAIGAEFVGTSISSGGDGGDMDAFGRQVIADNENVEYYSGRRGYTRCTLTPDDWTTEYRVLEYVSDPGSPIRTDATFTLKAGEPGLQPQSPTVVAASMAVDNGATADLGLTARWLPEGLSGGTVTVSLSDPEVAAFTGATVDDAFGIAETNVSDDGSSVTVRFADLDTNVGPVAGGTDVPLATLTVRGDATGTTDVGVSVDDLDDDAGNAPDADADPGVLVVGPPAVGGPDAPTDPDNDGRYEDVNGNGRLDYDDIQTLFDNFESDSVAMNESAYDFNANGRLDFDDVVDLFDDVN, encoded by the coding sequence ATGGATCTGGAAGACCCCCCGGACCACGATCCGACGGCGCAGAACCGACGACAGTTCCTACAGCGAACCGGCGTGGCGTCCGCGGCGGCGGCGCTCGGCTTCTCCGGTCGGTCGACGGCGCTGACCGAGGACGGTGAGTTCGAGACCGATCCGTTCACGCTCGGGGTCGCTTCGGGCGACCCGCTTCCGAACTCGGTGATCCTGTGGACGCGACTCGCCCCCGACCCGCTGGCGGCCGGCGGCGGCATGCCCGACCGGACGGTCGAGGTGGACTGGACCGTCGCCACGGACGAGGCCATGACGGAGACGGTCACCTCCGGCACCGCAACCGCAGCGCCCGATCACGCCCACACGCTCCACGTGAACGCCGGCGACTTGGACCCAGCTACCGAGTACTACTACCAGTTCGAGTCCGGTGGCGAGACGAGCCCGGTCGGGCGAACCAAGACCGCCCCGACCCCCGACGTCGCGGTCGACGAGTTCCACTTTGCCTTCGCATCCTGTCAGTGGTGGGAACAAGGCTACTTCACGGCCTACCGGTATATGGCCCGCGACGAACTTGACCTGATCATCCACCTGGGCGACTACATCTACGAGTACCCCATCGGCGCGAACGGCGGCACCCGGGACCAGTCGGTTCCGCCCCGGTACCGCGAGGAGATGGTCTCCCTCGACGAGTACCGCCTCCGGTACGGCCTGTACAAGTCCGACCCGAATCTGAAGGCGGCTCACGCGAGCGCCCCCTGGCTCATCACCCGCGACGACCACGAGGTCGACAACAACTGGGCCGGCGACGTGCCCGAGAATCCCGACGAGCAGAGCACGGAGGCGTTCCTGAGGCGCCGGGCGGCGGCGTTCAAGGCCTACTACGAGCACATGCCGTTCCGGATGGAACAGAAGCCGGACGGGGCGAACCAGAAGCTCTACCGCAACTACAGCTTCGGCGACCTGGTCGAGTTCAACGTACTCGACACGCGCGAGTTTCGGAGCGATCAGGCCTGCGACGACGGTTTCACCGTCGTCGGCTGTCAGGAGCGGTTCGCCGAGGACCGCACCATCCTCGGCGAGAACCAGCGGTCGTGGCTTCTCGACAATCTCGAATCCTCCGAGACGACGTGGGACGTGCTCGCGAACCAGCTTCCCATCGCCCGGATGGACTACAAGGTCGACCTCTTCGGCGACGGGGAGGAGGAGGGGTTCCGTATGGATCAGTGGGACGGCTACGTGGCCGACCAGCGGGCGGTGTACGACGCCTTCGAGGCGCACGTCGAGAACCCCGTCGTCGTCACCGGGGATATCCACCGCCACTGGGCGAGCGACCTCGTCAGCTTCGCCGAGGACTCCGAGGAGGCCATCGGCGCGGAGTTCGTCGGCACGTCCATCTCCTCCGGCGGCGACGGCGGAGACATGGACGCGTTCGGCCGTCAGGTCATCGCCGACAACGAGAACGTCGAATACTACTCCGGTCGGCGCGGCTACACCCGGTGTACGCTCACGCCCGACGACTGGACGACCGAGTACCGCGTGCTCGAATACGTCTCCGACCCCGGGTCCCCGATCCGCACCGACGCCACGTTCACGCTGAAGGCGGGTGAGCCCGGGCTCCAGCCCCAGTCGCCGACGGTCGTCGCCGCGTCGATGGCGGTCGACAACGGCGCGACGGCCGACCTCGGACTCACCGCCCGCTGGCTCCCCGAGGGGCTCTCGGGGGGCACCGTCACCGTCTCGCTCTCCGATCCCGAAGTCGCCGCGTTCACCGGCGCAACCGTCGACGACGCGTTCGGCATCGCGGAGACGAACGTCTCCGACGACGGCAGTTCGGTCACCGTCCGCTTCGCGGACCTCGATACGAACGTCGGTCCCGTCGCCGGCGGCACCGACGTACCCCTCGCGACCCTGACGGTTCGTGGCGACGCCACCGGGACGACCGACGTGGGAGTGTCCGTCGACGACCTGGACGACGACGCGGGGAACGCCCCCGACGCCGACGCCGATCCGGGCGTCCTCGTGGTCGGCCCGCCCGCAGTCGGGGGCCCCGACGCGCCGACCGACCCCGACAACGACGGGCGCTACGAGGACGTGAACGGGAACGGCCGCCTCGACTACGACGACATCCAGACGCTGTTCGACAACTTCGAGTCGGACAGCGTCGCGATGAACGAGTCCGCGTACGACTTCAACGCGAACGGCCGCCTCGACTTCGACGACGTGGTCGACCTCTTCGACGACGTGAACTGA
- a CDS encoding response regulator, with the protein MSGGSEERPTVLVVDDEPRVCQAFELWLAETYRVVTATDGETALERLDGRVDVVLLDRHMPGPSGDEVLDRIREGDHDPRVAMVTAVDPDFDIVEMPFDHYVSKPVDGEALEGVVERLLELDHYDGSLSDLYAVTEKIATLEAEKTAPELEGSEEYAALVERRERLEAAVDDRRAAVDDVDRLFEMVTEPNGADER; encoded by the coding sequence ATGAGCGGCGGGAGCGAGGAGCGGCCCACGGTGCTCGTCGTCGACGACGAACCCCGGGTCTGTCAGGCGTTCGAACTCTGGCTCGCCGAGACGTACCGCGTCGTGACCGCGACGGACGGCGAGACGGCGCTGGAGCGGCTGGACGGCCGGGTCGACGTCGTCCTGCTCGACCGCCACATGCCCGGGCCGTCGGGCGACGAAGTGCTCGACCGCATCCGCGAGGGCGACCACGACCCACGGGTGGCGATGGTGACCGCCGTCGACCCCGACTTCGACATCGTCGAGATGCCCTTCGACCACTACGTCTCGAAACCGGTCGACGGGGAGGCGCTCGAGGGCGTCGTCGAGCGGTTGCTCGAACTCGACCACTACGACGGCTCGCTGAGCGACCTCTACGCCGTCACGGAGAAGATCGCGACGCTGGAGGCCGAGAAGACCGCCCCCGAACTGGAGGGGAGCGAGGAGTACGCCGCGCTCGTCGAGCGACGGGAGCGACTGGAGGCGGCGGTCGACGACCGCCGGGCGGCGGTCGACGACGTGGATCGACTGTTCGAGATGGTGACGGAGCCGAACGGAGCAGACGAACGGTGA
- a CDS encoding hybrid sensor histidine kinase/response regulator, which produces MHEPIRVLHVDDQADFADLTATALEREDDRLSVEAVTSADEVLERLTDGVDCVVSDYDMPGRNGIEVLEAVRERAPDLPFILFTGKGSEEVASDAISAGVTDYLEKEGGLSQYTVLANRIRNAVDQYRSKRALEGSQRRLSLFVEQSPLGVVEWDEEFRIVSLNDAAEEILGYAESEVRGDSWERIVSGADTDAVGEVVDELLEDRGGYRSVNRNVRADGEVIVCEWYNRAVTVGDGDDGDVVAIFSQFQEITDRIERERRLERSTARLEALFQNSPDMINVHDTAGNILDPNPRLCERTGYDAAELTEMKVWDLDETVDPETARRVWAEMGVGDRRRLDGIYRCRDGSAFPVEIHLQRLDPGGGERFVVISRDVSERMVRERELERYETIVETIDDVAMVVDPDRTVAYVNETGVHYAGAAADDIVGRSVVSLASEFVAEPGGADRFERTLDGAFDATPPVEGPERLELDVEAAVGRVVLEYQFSPVFEGSEVTAVVVTMRDITARTERERMLEATKERLDTVVSNVPVVLFALDADGIITLSEGQGLDALGWEPGEAVGASVFDLYADTPAVCESIERALDGEEVSATQRIEGRFLEAAYQPVFDDGPVTGVIGVAMDVTERRRREHDLQRQNERLEEFVGVVSHDLRTPLNVAEGHVELARDEAGSEHLDAAMRALDRMTALIDDLLRLAREGERVNEIESVSLAAVVEECWDTVETGGATLRVETDLSIRADRGRLQHLLSNLLQNSVEHSSTDGRPDADDGEGSGTPRGTGDAGDGVGVTITVGPLDGEGFYVADDGPGIPRDRRADVFESGYSTVSDGTGFGLAIVQEVVEAHGWSIRVTESAAGGARFEVTGVETA; this is translated from the coding sequence ATGCACGAGCCGATCCGGGTCCTGCACGTCGACGATCAAGCGGATTTCGCCGACCTGACCGCGACGGCGCTCGAACGGGAGGACGACCGTCTGTCGGTCGAAGCAGTGACGAGCGCGGACGAGGTGCTGGAACGGCTCACGGACGGAGTAGACTGCGTGGTCTCCGACTACGACATGCCGGGCCGGAACGGGATCGAGGTGCTCGAAGCCGTCCGGGAGCGCGCCCCCGACCTGCCGTTCATCCTCTTTACCGGCAAGGGAAGCGAGGAGGTAGCCAGCGACGCCATCTCGGCCGGCGTGACCGACTATCTGGAGAAGGAAGGCGGGCTCAGCCAGTACACCGTCCTCGCCAATCGAATCCGGAACGCGGTCGATCAGTACCGCTCGAAACGGGCGCTCGAAGGCAGCCAGCGTCGCCTCTCGCTGTTCGTCGAGCAGTCGCCCCTCGGGGTCGTCGAGTGGGACGAGGAGTTCCGAATCGTGAGCCTCAACGACGCCGCCGAGGAAATCCTCGGCTACGCCGAGTCGGAGGTCCGCGGTGACTCGTGGGAACGCATCGTTTCGGGGGCCGACACCGACGCCGTCGGCGAAGTCGTCGACGAACTGTTGGAAGACCGAGGCGGGTACCGAAGCGTCAACCGGAACGTCCGAGCGGACGGCGAGGTGATCGTCTGTGAGTGGTACAATCGGGCCGTCACCGTCGGCGACGGCGACGACGGCGACGTGGTCGCCATCTTCTCACAGTTTCAGGAGATCACCGACCGGATCGAGCGCGAGCGTCGACTGGAACGGAGTACGGCCCGTCTCGAAGCCCTATTCCAGAACTCCCCGGACATGATCAACGTCCACGACACGGCGGGAAACATCCTCGATCCGAACCCGCGGCTCTGTGAGCGGACGGGATACGACGCCGCCGAACTCACCGAAATGAAGGTGTGGGACCTCGACGAGACGGTCGACCCCGAAACCGCTCGTCGGGTCTGGGCGGAGATGGGCGTCGGCGACAGGCGTCGACTCGACGGGATCTACCGCTGCCGCGACGGCTCGGCGTTTCCGGTCGAAATCCACCTTCAGCGACTCGATCCGGGCGGCGGCGAGCGGTTCGTCGTCATCAGCCGGGACGTCTCGGAGCGGATGGTTCGGGAACGGGAACTGGAGCGGTACGAGACCATCGTCGAAACGATCGACGACGTAGCGATGGTCGTCGATCCGGACCGGACGGTGGCGTACGTCAACGAGACCGGGGTTCACTACGCCGGCGCGGCCGCGGACGACATCGTCGGGCGGTCGGTCGTCTCGCTCGCCTCGGAGTTCGTCGCAGAGCCCGGCGGCGCCGACCGGTTCGAACGCACGCTCGACGGCGCGTTCGACGCGACGCCGCCGGTGGAGGGACCCGAACGCCTCGAACTCGACGTGGAGGCCGCCGTCGGTCGGGTCGTCCTCGAGTACCAGTTCTCGCCGGTGTTCGAGGGGAGCGAGGTGACGGCCGTCGTCGTCACGATGCGGGACATCACGGCCCGGACCGAGCGCGAGCGGATGCTCGAAGCCACCAAGGAACGCCTCGATACCGTCGTCTCGAACGTCCCGGTCGTCCTCTTCGCGCTCGACGCCGACGGGATCATCACGCTGTCGGAGGGGCAGGGACTGGACGCGCTCGGCTGGGAGCCCGGCGAGGCGGTTGGGGCCTCCGTGTTCGATCTGTACGCGGACACCCCGGCAGTGTGCGAGTCGATCGAACGCGCCCTCGACGGCGAGGAGGTGAGCGCCACCCAGCGGATCGAGGGTCGGTTCCTCGAGGCCGCGTACCAGCCGGTGTTCGACGACGGACCCGTCACGGGCGTGATCGGCGTCGCGATGGACGTGACCGAGCGCCGGCGGCGGGAACACGACCTCCAACGCCAGAACGAGCGCCTCGAAGAGTTCGTCGGCGTCGTCTCGCACGACCTTCGGACGCCGCTGAACGTCGCCGAGGGGCACGTCGAACTCGCCCGCGACGAGGCCGGGAGCGAGCATCTCGACGCCGCGATGCGTGCGCTCGACCGGATGACGGCGTTGATCGACGACCTGCTCCGCCTCGCCCGCGAGGGTGAGCGCGTCAACGAAATCGAGTCGGTGTCGCTCGCAGCGGTCGTCGAGGAGTGCTGGGACACCGTGGAGACGGGGGGAGCGACCCTGCGCGTCGAGACGGACCTGAGTATCAGGGCCGACCGAGGGCGACTCCAACACCTCCTGTCGAACCTGCTGCAAAACAGCGTGGAGCATAGCTCCACGGACGGTCGGCCGGATGCCGACGACGGTGAGGGGTCGGGGACGCCCCGGGGGACCGGCGACGCCGGGGACGGCGTCGGCGTGACGATCACGGTTGGACCCCTCGACGGCGAGGGGTTCTACGTCGCCGACGACGGGCCGGGCATCCCCCGGGACCGACGGGCGGACGTCTTCGAGAGCGGCTACTCGACCGTCAGCGACGGGACCGGGTTCGGCCTCGCCATCGTCCAGGAGGTGGTCGAGGCCCACGGCTGGTCGATCCGAGTGACCGAGAGCGCGGCAGGCGGTGCGCGGTTCGAGGTGACGGGCGTCGAGACGGCGTGA
- a CDS encoding TRAP transporter small permease, whose translation MPSTLSRYVETLLDPDRLEETRLGPAERNLELYLGGTLLVVYGLVIGFSVIQRTLTGEQALWAQESAIGMFVWVAWLSVAYVIRNEDHLRFTIVLSGLSNTGRYVVYWVEWLCWLAFAGVVFVYSLPVFGDFLSRGGTITGTSVPDAVTYLAVTVGIALVLFRVAEQMLWVSYAFRRGDDITYADGEVVDE comes from the coding sequence ATGCCGTCCACACTCTCACGATACGTCGAGACGCTCTTGGACCCCGACCGCCTAGAGGAGACGCGTCTCGGCCCCGCCGAGCGCAACCTCGAACTGTACCTCGGCGGGACGCTCCTCGTCGTCTACGGGCTGGTGATCGGATTCTCGGTCATCCAACGTACCCTCACGGGCGAGCAGGCCCTGTGGGCACAGGAGAGCGCTATCGGGATGTTCGTCTGGGTCGCGTGGCTCTCCGTCGCGTACGTCATCCGCAACGAAGACCACCTGCGATTCACGATAGTGCTCTCCGGGCTGTCGAACACCGGCCGGTACGTCGTCTACTGGGTCGAGTGGCTCTGCTGGCTCGCCTTCGCCGGCGTCGTCTTCGTCTACTCGCTCCCCGTCTTCGGCGACTTCCTCAGCCGCGGCGGGACCATCACCGGGACGTCGGTGCCCGACGCCGTCACGTACCTGGCCGTGACGGTCGGCATCGCCCTCGTGCTCTTTCGGGTCGCCGAGCAGATGCTCTGGGTGAGCTACGCCTTCCGCCGCGGCGACGACATCACGTACGCCGACGGTGAGGTGGTCGACGAGTGA
- a CDS encoding PAS domain S-box protein — translation MASFGPSEEMGVATGELDAVVQDTEFFRSLVENGSDAIVSIDQHSTILYANQSVERVFGYRPEELIGEKLTTIMPERFRGDHFESIARYIETGERELDWNDIQLPAKRRDGEEIPLSITFEEHSYEGERVFSGIMRDISDRVEREAELERQNERLERFASLVAHDLRDPLQTARATLAVAQAGDEDALDDLDAVFDRMDELIGDVLTLAKQGQTVGEAQAVDLGRVADDAWETVDTGTATLVVGDDLPAVMADRERARTLFENLFKNGVEHGSTGDGVTIRVEPLADGHGVAVADDGPGFGDTDTDRLFDYGYTTSDDGTGFGLSIVDEVARAHGWAVTATTGADGGARFEVETR, via the coding sequence ATGGCATCGTTCGGACCGTCCGAAGAGATGGGCGTCGCGACGGGGGAGTTGGACGCAGTCGTCCAAGACACCGAGTTCTTCCGGTCGCTGGTCGAGAACGGCTCCGACGCTATCGTCTCCATCGACCAACACAGCACGATCCTCTATGCCAACCAGTCGGTCGAGCGGGTCTTCGGCTACCGACCGGAGGAGCTGATCGGGGAGAAACTGACCACGATCATGCCCGAACGGTTTCGCGGCGACCACTTCGAGTCCATCGCTCGGTACATCGAGACCGGCGAGCGGGAGCTCGACTGGAACGACATCCAGTTGCCGGCAAAACGCCGTGACGGCGAGGAGATACCCCTCTCGATCACCTTCGAGGAACACAGTTACGAGGGCGAACGGGTGTTCTCGGGCATCATGCGGGACATCTCCGACCGCGTGGAGCGCGAGGCGGAGCTCGAACGGCAGAACGAACGGCTCGAACGGTTCGCGAGCCTCGTCGCGCACGACCTTCGAGACCCGCTACAGACCGCGCGGGCGACGCTCGCGGTCGCTCAAGCCGGCGACGAGGACGCCCTCGACGACTTGGACGCGGTCTTCGATCGGATGGACGAACTGATCGGCGACGTGCTCACGCTGGCGAAACAGGGGCAGACGGTCGGCGAAGCCCAGGCGGTCGACCTCGGGCGCGTCGCCGACGACGCGTGGGAGACCGTCGACACCGGGACCGCGACGCTCGTCGTCGGCGACGACCTGCCGGCGGTGATGGCCGACCGCGAGCGCGCCCGGACGCTGTTCGAGAACCTGTTCAAGAACGGCGTGGAACACGGTTCGACGGGCGACGGCGTGACGATACGGGTCGAACCGCTGGCCGACGGCCACGGGGTCGCCGTCGCCGACGATGGTCCCGGGTTCGGCGACACCGACACGGACCGACTGTTCGACTACGGCTACACGACGAGCGACGACGGGACGGGGTTCGGACTGAGTATCGTCGACGAGGTGGCACGGGCGCACGGGTGGGCCGTCACGGCGACGACGGGCGCCGACGGCGGGGCACGGTTCGAGGTCGAGACACGATGA
- a CDS encoding TRAP transporter substrate-binding protein codes for MRDEHTDSRDESAGHSRRDLLRTAPLGALAAGFAGCLGGGTGGGSATGTDGSGGTTARWAGTQNPDTTCWDFGGSLPEGPEGCGLVYPVFELGRRLDEREDAPDMALVGSKELCSEQSCMSKLDSKVIHLGSSSVANSAKIWPENELWSIPYTFPVHQRAAIGYSFVHPTTWEEYWVPFAKKYNVVPVGFDPPGYRAHLIGTGSDPGRPVTSPADFEGRKIRTTQSEVISTAFDELGMNPITISFADTLQGMRSGVVDGLEIITPYAVAAQITSTTAQVTLTQWAPGLDPIWCRVDFLKSLSEAERTAFAEVTADLAERSIQRADRTYERFQGLSPDAPVEGSNFHTGGPDGEPVRVNWLSEDALDAWRKPVDPADNRDLYSEAIGRVHDEFTDGFFDRLYDLARESGVPDQSKHFTLDAWWDDYLDRI; via the coding sequence ATGAGGGACGAACACACCGACTCACGCGACGAATCGGCCGGTCACTCCAGACGTGACCTGCTCAGGACGGCCCCGCTCGGCGCCCTCGCGGCCGGCTTTGCGGGCTGTCTGGGCGGTGGAACCGGCGGCGGCAGCGCGACTGGAACCGACGGCAGTGGTGGGACCACGGCCCGGTGGGCTGGGACGCAGAACCCCGACACGACGTGTTGGGACTTCGGTGGGAGTCTCCCCGAGGGACCGGAGGGGTGCGGGCTAGTCTACCCCGTCTTCGAACTCGGCCGCCGCCTCGACGAGCGCGAGGACGCCCCGGATATGGCCCTCGTCGGCAGCAAGGAGCTCTGCAGCGAGCAGTCCTGCATGTCGAAGCTGGATTCGAAGGTCATCCACCTCGGAAGCAGTTCGGTCGCCAACTCGGCGAAGATCTGGCCGGAGAACGAACTCTGGAGCATCCCGTACACGTTCCCGGTTCACCAGCGGGCCGCCATCGGCTACAGCTTCGTCCATCCGACGACGTGGGAGGAGTACTGGGTTCCCTTCGCCAAGAAGTACAACGTGGTCCCGGTCGGCTTCGACCCGCCCGGCTACCGCGCCCACCTCATCGGCACGGGGAGCGACCCCGGCCGCCCGGTCACCTCGCCGGCCGACTTCGAGGGGCGGAAGATCCGGACCACACAGAGCGAAGTCATCTCGACGGCGTTCGACGAACTCGGGATGAACCCCATCACCATCTCCTTCGCCGACACGCTGCAGGGGATGCGATCGGGCGTCGTCGACGGACTGGAGATCATCACGCCCTACGCCGTCGCCGCGCAGATCACGTCGACGACCGCACAGGTGACGCTGACCCAGTGGGCGCCGGGGCTCGACCCCATCTGGTGCCGTGTCGACTTCCTCAAGAGCCTCTCGGAGGCCGAGCGGACGGCGTTCGCGGAGGTCACCGCCGACCTCGCCGAACGGAGCATCCAGCGTGCCGACCGGACGTACGAGCGCTTCCAGGGCCTCAGCCCCGACGCCCCCGTCGAAGGCTCGAACTTCCACACCGGAGGCCCGGACGGCGAGCCGGTACGGGTCAACTGGCTGAGCGAAGACGCCCTCGACGCGTGGCGGAAGCCCGTCGACCCCGCCGACAACCGGGACCTCTACAGCGAGGCCATCGGCCGCGTCCACGACGAGTTCACCGACGGCTTCTTCGACCGGCTCTACGACCTCGCCCGCGAGAGCGGCGTCCCCGACCAGTCGAAGCACTTCACGCTCGACGCTTGGTGGGACGACTATCTGGACCGGATATAG